A single region of the Xenopus laevis strain J_2021 chromosome 4L, Xenopus_laevis_v10.1, whole genome shotgun sequence genome encodes:
- the LOC108713679 gene encoding natural cytotoxicity triggering receptor 3 has protein sequence MQVSQIPAVISTEGSTVTLQCHYTLSSTENVTFGWYNWYRHVPGGAEVSNDNDNFTGRVSRASQSEFFNNRSANIQLHRVQSSDTGMYICEVTFVLSQTLQGHGNGTFLNVTADVTDSASASISHRFFAIHHYVGAVVLGLLMLFALYLNCQEHKQIFKEEEITKKQTDKDPTDCYTEQPEEQSVYSIVNDC, from the exons ATGCAGGTGTCCCAGATCCCAGCAGTGATCAGCACAGAGGGCAGCACAGTCACCTTACAGTGTCACTATACACTCAGCAGCACTGAGAATGTGACCTTCGGCTGGTACAATTGGTACAGACATGTGCCGGGGGGGGCTGAGGTCTCTAATGATAATGACAATTTTACAGGCAGAGTCTCCAGAGCATCTCAGAGTGAATTTTTCAATAACAGATCAGCCAACATCCAGCTGCACAGAGTGCAATCCTCAGACACTGGAATGTACATCTGTGAAGTTACATTTGTGCTCAGTCAGACTCTACAAGGACATGGGAATGGGACGTTCCTTAATGTGACAGCTGATGTGACAG ATTCAGCATCAGCAAGTATTTCACACAGATTTTTCGCTATTCATCATTATGTTGGAGCAGTAGTTCTGGGTTTACTCATGTTGTTTGCACTTTATCTGAACTGCCAAGAACATAAGCAG atttttaaagaagaagaaataacTAAGAAGCAAACAGACAAGGATCCCACCGACTGTTATACAGAACAACCTGAAGAGCAAAGTGTATACAGCATTGTTAATGATTGTTAA